A part of Dethiosulfovibrio salsuginis genomic DNA contains:
- a CDS encoding choline/carnitine O-acyltransferase: MYSTRFDPLPPPPFCDLKGSLDKLIHWSSPLLSEGEIEASKNAADSFGEGDGPALQAKLDGLRTDGDAVLDLVPYWKGWYLRQRDALPVNVNPFYLFDADSVPKEEDFCRLAARLTLGAASFCLDLDEGRVPQESLKGFPLCMRGYDQMFRSSRGAFRGTDKIVTGDPDSLEGRSVLVMVKGRLHLLPVISSGGSLRGLDDLTEALRSLVERSTEDELPIGLMTCPQRDEAADIRSALTEDEANGKTLRQVEGALFALCLDGECGTGTERAARHFLFDQGENRWFEKSFQLIVTSDGLSGINFEHSSRDGTHMGPLVREIQSRSHRPFPQEDRPEKGLDLHFDLSQELLDRLKSVKEGCMALRESLIQRPFLFERYGREHMKAAGVSPDCFVQMAMMIAQRKLWPSWMSVYESVQMRRFQGGRTEGTRPITAEAVAFVRAFEAGADRETLRAALKDASEAHKGRISLCMAGQAPEGHLALLRQVWLKYGPSMGIDDEPELYRSPSWLKMTKNYLSSSTTSGEGLALAGYGPVEQGGLSARYLSRPNRLVFHIGSWSCDGDLAERFTQALDGALRDMEDI; encoded by the coding sequence ATGTACTCAACCAGATTCGATCCCCTGCCCCCTCCGCCGTTTTGCGACCTAAAGGGCAGCCTTGATAAACTGATCCACTGGTCCAGCCCTCTCCTGTCGGAAGGGGAGATAGAGGCGTCAAAGAATGCCGCCGACTCCTTTGGCGAGGGAGATGGCCCAGCCCTCCAGGCAAAACTGGACGGCCTGAGGACCGACGGCGACGCCGTACTGGACCTTGTCCCCTACTGGAAGGGCTGGTACCTCAGACAGAGGGACGCCCTTCCGGTAAACGTAAACCCTTTCTACCTCTTCGACGCAGACTCGGTTCCCAAGGAGGAGGATTTCTGTCGCTTAGCCGCCAGGCTCACACTAGGGGCGGCGTCCTTCTGTCTCGACCTGGACGAAGGCCGAGTTCCACAGGAGAGCCTAAAGGGCTTTCCCCTCTGTATGAGAGGCTACGACCAAATGTTTAGATCCTCAAGGGGGGCCTTTAGGGGAACCGACAAAATCGTAACCGGAGACCCCGACTCCCTGGAGGGCAGGAGCGTCTTGGTGATGGTGAAAGGACGGTTGCACCTGCTGCCGGTCATATCCTCCGGTGGCTCACTCCGAGGACTGGACGACCTCACCGAGGCCCTCAGATCCCTTGTGGAACGGTCCACCGAGGACGAACTGCCTATAGGGCTGATGACCTGCCCTCAAAGGGACGAGGCCGCCGACATAAGGTCCGCCCTCACCGAGGACGAGGCCAACGGAAAAACCTTGAGACAGGTCGAGGGAGCCCTGTTCGCCCTCTGTCTCGACGGAGAGTGCGGCACCGGAACGGAGAGGGCCGCCAGGCATTTTCTATTCGACCAAGGTGAAAACCGGTGGTTCGAGAAGTCCTTCCAGCTCATAGTCACCTCCGACGGCCTAAGCGGCATAAACTTCGAGCACTCCAGCAGGGACGGAACCCACATGGGCCCCCTTGTCCGGGAGATCCAGAGCAGATCTCACAGGCCCTTTCCTCAGGAGGACAGGCCGGAAAAGGGCCTTGACCTACACTTCGACCTGTCCCAGGAACTGCTGGACCGGCTTAAATCGGTCAAGGAGGGCTGTATGGCCCTCAGGGAATCGCTGATCCAACGGCCTTTCCTGTTCGAGCGCTACGGAAGGGAGCACATGAAGGCGGCGGGAGTGAGCCCCGACTGTTTCGTTCAGATGGCCATGATGATCGCCCAGAGGAAGCTCTGGCCCTCCTGGATGAGCGTCTACGAATCGGTCCAGATGCGCCGATTCCAGGGGGGCAGGACCGAGGGAACCAGGCCAATAACCGCCGAGGCGGTGGCCTTCGTCCGTGCCTTCGAGGCGGGGGCGGACAGGGAGACCCTTAGGGCCGCCCTGAAAGACGCCAGCGAGGCCCACAAGGGCAGGATATCCCTATGCATGGCGGGACAGGCCCCGGAGGGACATCTAGCTCTGCTCCGACAGGTCTGGCTGAAATACGGCCCCTCTATGGGGATCGACGACGAACCGGAGCTCTACCGATCTCCATCCTGGCTCAAGATGACGAAAAACTACCTGTCCTCCAGCACCACATCGGGGGAGGGGCTGGCCCTGGCGGGCTACGGCCCGGTGGAACAGGGAGGGCTGAGCGCCAGATATCTATCTCGGCCCAACCGACTGGTCTTCCACATAGGCTCCTGGAGCTGCGACGGCGACCTGGCGGAGCGTTTCACCCAGGCCCTGGACGGTGCGTTGAGGGATATGGAGGACATATAG
- a CDS encoding AAA family ATPase: MNQRWTISFKGLGLIEEGSVRIAPLMLFTGDNNSGKSYVMVLLWGIIALGRTLFPDKIPQSRSYQSCQRWLSEKISFMEENNIEGIKIEPQDMDLFVEWFSENLNNKRNYLSSQLFGEDRVKIKELSVGDYSRESSLELRIEKNGQHNNRYSSGKNHVRFPMWEETPGPLEIYRMIQYLAWKIVIGDLGAPLYPPQNMLAIPAGEILYLPAARTGFTLMRKMLASAAFGSGGENMNLLLPARRFMQRFLNISFELKKNDYSSFADILESEVLLGHIGENNAPLPDYSYYPAGKDGDSIPLWLTSSLVTEISPLLLFLRSGDRFNSLIIEEPEAHLHLEMQKALARLLVRLVNKGLPIWFTTHGDTFFQQMSNLVKASSVDGETLKEISLDRDETIEPKDVSAFYFKRQVDQRGKTTTNIDRLTVDEGGIAGPAFTDSILSLAEETFFLKKAIEKRETDDED, translated from the coding sequence GTGAACCAAAGGTGGACCATCTCATTTAAGGGACTGGGCCTAATAGAAGAGGGCTCGGTCAGGATTGCCCCTCTCATGCTGTTTACAGGGGACAACAACTCTGGGAAAAGCTACGTAATGGTTCTGCTGTGGGGAATAATAGCCCTTGGGAGAACCCTCTTTCCCGATAAAATCCCACAGAGCCGATCTTACCAATCATGCCAACGTTGGCTATCGGAAAAGATCTCTTTCATGGAAGAGAATAACATCGAAGGGATAAAGATAGAGCCTCAAGACATGGACCTCTTCGTAGAATGGTTTAGCGAAAACCTAAACAACAAAAGAAACTACCTCTCCAGCCAGCTTTTTGGCGAAGACAGAGTAAAAATTAAAGAGCTCAGCGTCGGTGACTACTCAAGAGAATCGTCTCTGGAACTCAGGATAGAAAAAAACGGCCAACATAACAACCGCTACTCCAGCGGTAAAAACCACGTAAGGTTCCCTATGTGGGAGGAGACGCCTGGACCGTTGGAAATATATCGAATGATACAATATCTTGCCTGGAAAATCGTCATCGGTGACCTTGGGGCACCGCTGTATCCTCCCCAAAACATGCTTGCTATACCGGCGGGAGAGATACTCTATCTTCCTGCGGCCAGAACAGGCTTTACCTTAATGAGAAAAATGCTGGCATCAGCGGCCTTTGGCTCTGGAGGAGAAAACATGAACCTCCTCCTTCCAGCAAGACGATTTATGCAACGGTTTTTAAACATCTCCTTCGAGCTGAAAAAGAACGACTACTCCTCTTTTGCGGATATCCTGGAATCGGAGGTTCTGCTCGGACACATCGGAGAAAACAACGCTCCCCTGCCGGACTACAGCTACTATCCTGCGGGGAAAGATGGGGACTCCATACCCCTTTGGCTGACCTCCTCTCTTGTGACCGAGATATCCCCTCTGTTGCTCTTCCTGCGGAGTGGAGACCGCTTTAACTCCCTGATCATCGAAGAGCCTGAAGCACATCTGCACCTGGAGATGCAAAAGGCGCTGGCCCGACTGCTGGTTCGTCTGGTAAACAAAGGTCTCCCAATCTGGTTTACCACCCACGGAGACACCTTCTTCCAGCAGATGAGCAACCTGGTAAAAGCCTCCTCCGTCGACGGAGAAACCCTCAAGGAAATCTCCCTTGATAGGGATGAAACCATCGAGCCTAAAGACGTCTCAGCCTTCTACTTTAAGCGTCAGGTCGACCAGAGGGGAAAAACGACAACCAATATCGACAGACTCACCGTAGACGAAGGCGGCATAGCAGGACCGGCTTTCACCGACAGCATTCTATCCCTTGCGGAGGAAACCTTCTTTCTCAAAAAAGCCATAGAGAAAAGGGAAACGGACGATGAAGATTGA